In Miscanthus floridulus cultivar M001 chromosome 5, ASM1932011v1, whole genome shotgun sequence, one genomic interval encodes:
- the LOC136454152 gene encoding uncharacterized protein, with product MDDCICWNKHGEEGFNEQDGEEGLHETCASGNEEAPFGNGELCDDDVAEIAASPVPMVENLEEMVRDAFDFDEYTGSEFKKLKQPLEDMKTPLYPSCNERYTKLSASLKLLQLKVAHHWTDKGFRELLEVLGDMFPEGNQTPRTTYEAKKIVCPMGLKFEKIHACKKDCILFYGDNAALTECPKCGTSHYKGRTDEGDDGEETHHRVPRKVTWYFPIIPCPKHLFATSKDAQLLTWHSDGRTVDDYIRHPADGIQWRVIDFKNQTFADEPRNLQFALSMDGMNPFGVNIDVYLRPLIDDFKEL from the exons ATGGATGATTGCATATGTTGGAATAAACATGGAGAAGAAGGTTTCAATGAGCAAGATGGTGAGGAAGGACTTCATGAAACTTGTGCCAGTGGCAATGAGGAAGCACCCTTTGGCAATGGGGAACTATGTGATGATGATGTAGCAGAGATTGCTGCCAGCCCTGTCCCTATGGTTGAGAATCTAGAGGAGATGGTGCGTGATGCCTTTGACTTTGATGAGTACACTGGTTCggagttcaagaagctgaagcaaCCATTGGAAGATATGAAGACACCACTCTATCCAAGTTGCAATGAGAGGTATACGAAGTTGTCTGCTTCACTAAAGCTTCTCCAACTAAAGGTGGCACATCACTGGACTGACAAGGGCTTTAGAGAATTGCTAGAAGTGCTCGGAGATATGTTTCCTGAGGGGAATCAAACACCTAGGACTACATATGAGGCCAAGAAGATTGTTTGTCCAATGGGATTGAAGTTTGAGAAAATTCATGCTTGCAAGAAAGACTGCATCCTGTTCTATGGTGACAATGCAGCCCTCACTGAATGCCCCAAGTGTGGGACCTCTCATTACAAGGGAAGAACTGACGAGGGTGATGACGGTGAGGAGACACACCATAGAGTTCCCAGGAAGGTTACTTGGTACTTCCCTATAATTCCTTGCCCAAAACATTTGTTTGCAACCTCCAAGGATGCACAACTATTGACCTGGCACTCGGATGGGCGAACGGTTGATGATTACATAAGGCACCCAGCAGATGGTATTCAGTGGCGGGTCATTGATTTCAAGAATCAAACTTTTGCTGATGAGCCAAGGAATCTTCAGTTTGCACTCAGCATGGATGGCATGAACCCATTTG GTGTTAACATCGATGTGTATTTGAGGCCGCTTATTGATGATTTCAAGGAACTCTAG
- the LOC136449391 gene encoding uncharacterized protein — protein MPLYDCMLLVKPTVTREVIADLVTRVARRACQRNGVVTDVKSFGKVNLGYGIKKLDGRHYQGQLMQMTMMVPPSFPQELHYLNKEDRLLRWLVVKHRDAVYGLEFINEDDGRNELSGFSQAHTKDDYDIEIDSDDDRWDDDDSDDDEYAIEEEEEEEEEEKK, from the exons ATGCCGCTATACGACTGCATGCTGCTGGTGAAGCCGACTGTGACCAGGGAGGTCATAGCGGACCTGGTAACGCGGGTGGCGCGCCGCGCCTGCCAGCGCAACGGGGTCGTCACCGACGTCAAGTCCTTCGGCAAGGTCAACCTCGGATACGGCATCAAGAAGCTCGACGGCCGCCACTACCAG GGCCAGCTTATGCAAATGACCATGATGGTTCCACCTTCGTTCCCGCAAGAACTCCACTATCTGAACAAGGAGGACAGGCTGCTTCGCTGGCTGGTCGTGAAGCACAGAGACGCGGTATACGGACTGGAGTTCATCAACGAGGATGACGGGAGGAACGAGCTGAGCGGTTTCAGCCAGGCTCATACGAAGGATGACTATGATATCGAAATTGACTCCGATGATGACCGCTGGGACGACGACGACTCGGATGACGACGAGTATGCAatcgaggaggaggaagaggaggaagaggaggagaagaagtAG